The proteins below are encoded in one region of Nocardioides marmorisolisilvae:
- a CDS encoding ATP-binding protein, protein MSAPAGKGPVSRTATASVVFVDVVESTALRARLGEERADALARALESQIGAVVGEQHGQVVKGLGDGVLAVFDSAVDAVGAAVKIQQHAELAARESTDRLTVADGEDAVRLRVGLSVGDVSFEAGDVLGTPVVEASRLCGAAQPGQILVADLVRALSRGRGSFVFEPVGELSLKGLPEPLSSCQVRWDPLPADELATGALLPFPGLLASGVAATYVGRGALTGSMTAMLQSVLERRANVAAALLSGEPGIGKTRTASELARHAHARGVPVLYGCCDEELGVPFQPFVEALDFYSSHHPEPRLGRLPGELVRLCPELSARVADLPPAVASDPRTEEYRLFEAVTSWLLEASRPDGLVLVVDDIHWATRSTLLLLAHLLRAAAGDDAARLFVVATYRDTELDRAHPLTSVLADLRRLPGVERMDLRGLSLEESVALVQSVAGHELDDDGLRLARLAFDETEGNPLFVGEVLRHFVETATVSLVDGRWQVTDPGQIDVPEGVRDVIGRRLGRLSEEANRLLSVAAVIGRDFDLELVAQVSDIDDNTILDALDDACRSRVIEEAGRDRFRFFHAMIKETLYAELSSARRRRLHEAVLHALEKLRPDDAVALAHHAVEAGPIGGDSSAAVAHLLSAAGQASDSRDIAGAEGFYRQAIELIDAGAPDPHRRAEATCGLGEAQRDLGNPEFRQTLLDTTREALELGRRDLAARAALANFRGTSSVINDVDAERVEALEAVLASYGDERNAEAALLGATLAEETTYDHTVPVERRLALADRSIEIARQLGDPAVLSDVLLRAARTQLVPDRAAGAPPLMAEAVRLADQVGDPFLAVMTRVFANAAYLGVGDIASARRYTAEGLELARTDCPPAALTASMANWVQYHLYDGELDEAASLNDRFLTLATEIGMVDAEQWWAANTLAIQYARGTAEDLADAAGEFADRYGEAAAWRCLHATLLCMAGRIAEALEIVDTFGLRRPDAFPVDDFTLLSQSYLGYVALVIDDVELGRAVEAVLRPHQDLWANVDIFTNGPISAMLAAAVGAQGRYGEADELFGRADALLDERGLHPIRNPIAWYRALSLLRSPDAEHHARAEVVIGDAIERTAAAGLDRFTAKFEALREEPG, encoded by the coding sequence GTGAGCGCCCCGGCTGGAAAGGGGCCAGTTTCCCGAACAGCGACGGCGTCGGTCGTATTCGTCGACGTCGTGGAGTCGACTGCGCTCCGAGCACGGCTCGGTGAGGAGCGCGCCGATGCGCTCGCCCGTGCCCTCGAGTCACAGATCGGGGCCGTTGTCGGCGAGCAGCACGGCCAAGTCGTCAAGGGCCTGGGCGACGGCGTTCTCGCGGTCTTCGACTCCGCGGTCGACGCCGTCGGCGCGGCGGTCAAGATCCAGCAGCACGCCGAGCTCGCCGCACGCGAATCGACGGACAGGCTCACTGTGGCCGACGGCGAAGATGCGGTACGGCTGCGCGTCGGCCTCTCTGTGGGCGACGTCTCATTCGAGGCCGGGGACGTGCTCGGAACGCCGGTCGTCGAAGCATCTCGGCTGTGCGGAGCCGCGCAGCCCGGGCAGATCCTGGTCGCCGATCTCGTGCGGGCGCTGTCCCGCGGGCGCGGCAGCTTCGTCTTCGAGCCGGTCGGCGAGCTCTCCTTGAAGGGCCTGCCCGAGCCACTCTCCTCCTGCCAGGTGCGATGGGACCCGCTTCCCGCCGACGAGCTCGCCACCGGTGCTCTCCTCCCCTTCCCCGGCCTCCTCGCGAGTGGTGTCGCAGCGACGTACGTCGGCCGCGGTGCCCTCACCGGCTCGATGACCGCGATGCTGCAGTCGGTCCTCGAGAGGAGAGCGAACGTGGCCGCCGCCCTGCTGTCCGGCGAGCCGGGGATCGGCAAGACACGCACCGCGAGCGAGCTCGCGCGACACGCTCACGCGCGAGGCGTACCCGTGCTCTACGGATGTTGCGACGAGGAGCTCGGAGTCCCGTTCCAGCCCTTCGTCGAGGCCCTCGACTTCTACAGCAGCCACCACCCCGAGCCACGACTGGGGCGGCTCCCAGGCGAGCTCGTGCGGTTGTGCCCGGAGTTGTCCGCGCGGGTGGCCGACCTGCCACCGGCGGTCGCCTCGGATCCCCGGACCGAGGAGTATCGCCTCTTCGAGGCGGTCACCTCCTGGCTCCTCGAGGCCTCCCGTCCCGACGGGCTGGTCCTGGTGGTCGATGACATCCACTGGGCGACGAGGTCCACGCTGTTGCTGCTGGCACACCTGCTGCGCGCGGCCGCAGGGGACGACGCGGCGCGACTTTTCGTGGTCGCGACCTACCGGGACACCGAGCTCGACCGGGCGCACCCGCTGACGTCGGTGCTGGCGGACCTGCGCCGGCTGCCGGGGGTGGAGCGCATGGACCTGCGCGGGCTCTCCCTCGAGGAGTCCGTCGCGCTGGTGCAGTCCGTCGCAGGACACGAGCTGGACGACGACGGTCTCCGGCTGGCCCGGCTGGCGTTCGACGAGACCGAGGGCAATCCGTTGTTCGTGGGCGAGGTGCTGCGCCATTTCGTGGAGACGGCGACGGTCAGCCTCGTCGACGGGCGCTGGCAGGTCACCGACCCCGGGCAGATCGACGTGCCCGAGGGAGTCCGGGACGTGATCGGCAGGCGGCTGGGCCGGCTCTCGGAGGAGGCCAACCGGCTGCTGTCCGTCGCAGCAGTGATCGGACGCGACTTCGACCTGGAGCTGGTCGCCCAGGTCAGCGACATCGACGACAACACCATCCTCGATGCGCTCGACGATGCCTGTCGGTCCCGGGTGATCGAGGAGGCCGGCCGCGATCGCTTCCGGTTCTTCCACGCGATGATCAAGGAGACGCTGTACGCCGAGCTGTCTTCGGCCCGCCGGCGCCGGCTGCACGAGGCGGTTCTGCACGCGTTGGAGAAACTGCGGCCCGACGACGCGGTGGCACTCGCCCATCACGCGGTCGAGGCCGGGCCGATCGGAGGCGACAGCAGCGCCGCAGTGGCACACCTGCTCAGTGCGGCCGGCCAGGCCTCCGACTCGCGAGACATAGCCGGCGCGGAGGGCTTCTACCGCCAGGCCATCGAGCTGATCGACGCCGGTGCGCCGGACCCCCACCGACGCGCCGAGGCAACGTGCGGCCTGGGCGAGGCTCAACGCGACCTCGGCAACCCTGAGTTCCGGCAGACCCTGCTCGACACCACCCGTGAGGCGCTCGAGCTCGGCCGCCGCGACCTCGCCGCGCGTGCCGCGCTCGCGAACTTCCGAGGCACCAGCAGCGTCATCAACGACGTCGACGCCGAGCGCGTCGAAGCACTTGAGGCGGTGCTGGCCTCGTACGGCGATGAACGCAACGCCGAGGCCGCCCTCCTCGGCGCCACCCTCGCCGAAGAGACCACCTACGACCACACGGTGCCCGTCGAGCGTCGGCTGGCCTTGGCCGACAGGTCGATCGAGATCGCACGGCAGCTGGGTGACCCAGCAGTGCTCAGCGACGTCCTGCTTCGCGCCGCCCGGACCCAGCTGGTCCCCGACCGAGCGGCGGGTGCTCCCCCGTTGATGGCCGAGGCAGTCCGACTCGCGGACCAGGTTGGCGACCCCTTCCTCGCGGTGATGACCCGGGTGTTCGCGAACGCGGCGTACCTCGGCGTCGGCGACATCGCGAGCGCGCGCCGCTACACCGCCGAGGGGCTCGAGCTGGCCCGGACCGACTGTCCGCCGGCTGCCTTGACCGCCTCCATGGCGAACTGGGTGCAGTACCACCTCTACGACGGGGAGCTCGACGAGGCGGCCTCCCTCAACGACCGCTTCCTCACGCTGGCCACCGAGATCGGCATGGTGGACGCCGAGCAGTGGTGGGCCGCCAACACCCTGGCGATCCAGTACGCCAGGGGCACAGCCGAGGACCTGGCGGACGCCGCCGGCGAGTTCGCAGACCGGTACGGCGAAGCAGCGGCCTGGCGATGCCTGCACGCGACCCTGCTCTGCATGGCCGGCCGGATCGCCGAGGCCCTGGAGATCGTCGACACCTTCGGCCTGCGTCGGCCGGACGCGTTCCCGGTCGACGACTTCACGCTGCTCTCTCAGTCCTATCTCGGCTACGTGGCGCTGGTGATCGACGACGTCGAGCTGGGTCGTGCCGTCGAAGCGGTGCTCCGCCCCCACCAAGACCTGTGGGCCAACGTCGACATCTTCACCAACGGCCCGATCTCTGCGATGTTGGCGGCCGCGGTGGGCGCCCAGGGCAGGTATGGCGAGGCCGACGAGCTGTTCGGTCGCGCCGACGCGCTGCTGGACGAGCGCGGTCTCCACCCGATCCGCAACCCGATCGCGTGGTACCGCGCCCTCAGCCTGTTGCGCAGCCCCGACGCAGAACACCATGCTCGGGCGGAGGTCGTGATCGGTGACGCGATCGAACGGACGGCCGCGGCCGGCCTGGACCGCTTCACCGCCAAGTTCGAGGCGCTACGCGAGGAACCCGGCTGA
- a CDS encoding SDR family oxidoreductase, whose amino-acid sequence MSKIAMITGASSGIGLATTSALAAAGWEVVATARQPETADTLRALAAALPTVQVRALDVTSDASVASCVSSVIDDLGAVDLLVNNAGAGHRGTLEQLDVRELAQTMDLNYLGVARVTKAVLPGMRVARAGRIITVTSLNGVVALPFSDAYNASKFAVEGLMEGLAAVMREFGVHVSVLEPGPVRTPFFAKLGGSVDNIAADDPYKELIDRFTATMAALGSAGQSPESVAEVICQIAADPSPALRYQSSADAAGFAARKLVDPTGNSILDATGALLQM is encoded by the coding sequence ATGTCCAAGATCGCCATGATCACCGGTGCGAGCAGCGGGATCGGACTGGCTACCACCAGCGCCCTGGCAGCGGCGGGCTGGGAGGTCGTCGCCACGGCGCGCCAACCAGAGACGGCGGACACCCTGCGCGCACTCGCCGCCGCACTGCCGACGGTGCAGGTCCGCGCCCTCGACGTGACCAGCGACGCATCGGTCGCCAGCTGCGTGAGCTCCGTCATCGACGACCTGGGCGCGGTCGATCTGTTGGTGAACAACGCCGGCGCCGGGCACCGCGGCACACTCGAGCAGCTCGACGTGCGCGAGCTGGCGCAGACGATGGACCTCAACTATCTGGGCGTCGCCCGCGTGACCAAAGCGGTCCTGCCGGGCATGCGGGTCGCGCGCGCGGGCCGAATCATCACCGTGACGAGTCTCAACGGGGTGGTCGCGCTGCCCTTCAGCGACGCCTACAACGCTTCCAAGTTCGCGGTTGAGGGACTGATGGAGGGCCTTGCCGCGGTCATGAGGGAGTTCGGAGTGCACGTCTCGGTCCTCGAGCCCGGTCCCGTGCGCACGCCCTTCTTCGCCAAGCTCGGCGGCAGCGTCGACAACATCGCCGCTGATGATCCCTACAAGGAGCTCATCGATCGGTTCACCGCCACCATGGCCGCCCTCGGCTCCGCGGGGCAGTCACCCGAATCAGTCGCGGAGGTCATCTGCCAGATCGCCGCCGATCCCTCCCCCGCGCTGCGCTACCAGTCCTCGGCGGACGCGGCTGGATTCGCCGCTCGGAAGCTGGTCGACCCCACCGGCAACAGCATCTTGGACGCAACCGGCGCCCTGCTCCAGATGTGA
- a CDS encoding mycothiol transferase, translating to MDWPDEPITDVRWVALHLIEETARHAGHLDAARELIDGSVGLGPR from the coding sequence ATGGATTGGCCGGACGAGCCGATCACCGACGTGCGCTGGGTGGCCCTGCACCTCATCGAGGAGACCGCGCGCCACGCCGGCCATCTCGATGCCGCGCGCGAGCTCATCGACGGCAGCGTCGGCCTCGGGCCCCGGTGA
- a CDS encoding GNAT family N-acetyltransferase produces the protein MRNVDHEAHLPVGLRPDYPILTARLALRPHRPEDLEDLLEFHSDPEVVRFVPWPVRDREATREALAVKVDQGCIDRPDQWLVLAVELRETGQVIGEVLLKWASAEHRQGEIGFAFARQHHGSGYAAESATEMLRLAFDDLGLHRVTAMCIDGNQSSVRLLRRLGFVQEARLVDNIWFKGAWATQLVFALVEDAWRAPTTVSDDLREIESLVRRFFDAFASGPGLDVRMEELRTAMLPEARIVRTCGVVPASYDVDSFIKPRQALLTDGTLTDFHEWPTSGRIDIFGDIAHWFGRYAKDGRMNGAPYAGGGMKSIQFVRTEAGWQISAAAWDDDRDVPLTSRRGPSAAPH, from the coding sequence ATGCGGAACGTCGATCATGAAGCGCATCTGCCGGTCGGACTCCGTCCGGACTATCCGATCTTGACCGCGCGCCTGGCGCTGCGACCGCACCGGCCGGAGGATCTTGAGGATCTGCTCGAGTTCCACTCCGACCCTGAGGTGGTGCGCTTCGTCCCGTGGCCGGTCCGCGATCGCGAGGCCACCCGAGAGGCACTGGCGGTCAAGGTCGATCAGGGCTGCATCGACCGTCCCGATCAGTGGCTCGTGCTGGCTGTCGAACTCCGCGAGACGGGCCAGGTGATCGGCGAGGTGCTGCTCAAGTGGGCAAGCGCCGAGCATCGCCAGGGCGAGATCGGCTTCGCCTTCGCGCGGCAGCATCACGGAAGCGGGTACGCCGCCGAATCTGCCACCGAGATGCTGCGCCTGGCCTTCGACGACCTGGGGCTGCACCGCGTCACCGCCATGTGCATCGACGGCAATCAGTCATCGGTCCGTTTGTTGCGTCGTCTGGGGTTCGTGCAGGAAGCCCGGCTGGTAGACAACATCTGGTTCAAGGGCGCCTGGGCAACTCAGCTCGTCTTCGCCCTCGTTGAAGACGCCTGGCGAGCACCCACCACAGTCTCGGACGACCTGCGGGAGATCGAATCGCTCGTCCGCCGGTTCTTCGACGCCTTCGCCTCGGGCCCTGGCCTCGACGTCCGGATGGAGGAGCTGCGCACCGCGATGCTGCCCGAGGCCCGGATCGTCCGCACCTGCGGAGTGGTGCCCGCGTCCTACGACGTCGACTCCTTCATCAAGCCGCGGCAGGCACTGCTGACCGATGGCACCCTCACCGACTTCCACGAGTGGCCGACCAGCGGGCGCATCGATATCTTCGGCGACATCGCGCACTGGTTCGGCCGGTACGCGAAGGACGGCCGGATGAACGGTGCGCCGTACGCCGGCGGAGGCATGAAGTCGATCCAGTTCGTCCGCACCGAAGCCGGGTGGCAGATCAGTGCCGCCGCATGGGACGACGATCGGGACGTCCCGTTGACGAGCAGGAGAGGGCCCTCAGCGGCGCCCCACTGA
- a CDS encoding metallophosphoesterase — MTNLGQHGAPRHTIAHLSDPHLLAGGALQYGAVDTEVRLERALRLLGRLQTPPEALVFTGDLADKGEPKAYLRLREIVEPVAADLGAEVVWVMGNHDERAAYSHGLFDAESETPQDRVHHIGGLRIVAMDSTVPGWHHGELTDDQLTWLADLLAEPAPDGTLLAMHHPPIPMPMLPLAELIELHDQRRLAEVVRGTDVRAVIGGHFHFTSFSTFAGVPVSVAGATCYTMDVAPADRLLSGVDGHQSFTMLHLYDDQVVHSVVPTADAVEVTGYATEMAEPFAALSATEQFELVSRKDSWLNSGTGPAD; from the coding sequence GTGACGAACCTCGGGCAGCACGGCGCGCCCCGGCACACGATCGCGCACCTGAGCGATCCGCACCTGCTGGCCGGCGGAGCGCTGCAGTACGGCGCCGTTGACACCGAGGTCCGACTCGAACGAGCGCTACGGCTGCTCGGACGCCTCCAGACGCCGCCCGAGGCTCTGGTCTTCACCGGGGACCTGGCCGACAAGGGCGAGCCGAAGGCCTACCTACGGCTGCGCGAGATCGTCGAGCCGGTCGCGGCCGACCTCGGTGCCGAGGTGGTCTGGGTGATGGGCAACCACGACGAGCGGGCGGCCTACTCCCACGGCCTCTTCGACGCCGAGTCCGAGACACCTCAGGACCGGGTCCATCACATCGGCGGGCTGCGCATCGTGGCGATGGACAGCACGGTGCCCGGCTGGCACCACGGCGAACTCACCGACGATCAGCTCACGTGGCTGGCCGACCTCCTGGCCGAGCCGGCCCCCGACGGCACGCTGCTGGCGATGCACCACCCCCCGATCCCGATGCCGATGCTCCCGCTGGCCGAGCTCATCGAGCTGCACGACCAGCGCCGACTGGCCGAGGTGGTGCGTGGCACCGACGTGCGCGCGGTGATCGGCGGGCACTTCCACTTCACGTCGTTCTCGACGTTCGCCGGCGTCCCGGTCTCGGTGGCCGGGGCAACCTGCTACACCATGGACGTCGCGCCCGCCGACCGGCTGCTGTCCGGGGTCGACGGCCACCAGTCGTTCACGATGCTGCACCTCTACGACGACCAGGTGGTGCACTCGGTGGTGCCGACGGCCGACGCGGTAGAGGTGACCGGCTATGCCACCGAGATGGCCGAGCCGTTCGCCGCCCTCAGCGCGACCGAGCAGTTCGAGCTGGTCTCGCGCAAGGACTCCTGGCTCAACTCCGGGACCGGACCAGCCGACTGA
- a CDS encoding DUF1905 domain-containing protein, translating into MEVMDFEFAGPVVEWRGPAPYFFVAIPVEESADIKVAARGVEYWGQVPVVVRIGDTDFTTALFPKDGRYLLPLKGVVRRSAQIEVDELVTVALSVGRR; encoded by the coding sequence ATGGAAGTCATGGACTTCGAGTTCGCCGGACCAGTCGTCGAGTGGCGCGGCCCGGCGCCGTACTTCTTCGTGGCCATCCCGGTGGAGGAGAGCGCCGACATCAAGGTCGCCGCGCGAGGGGTCGAGTACTGGGGTCAGGTGCCGGTCGTCGTGCGGATCGGCGACACCGACTTCACCACGGCGCTGTTCCCCAAGGACGGTCGCTATCTGCTGCCGCTGAAGGGCGTGGTCCGCAGGTCCGCGCAGATCGAGGTCGATGAGCTGGTGACGGTCGCTCTGTCAGTGGGGCGCCGCTGA
- a CDS encoding ATP-binding protein: MNRAVDGARAWAPAIDGWAREALAELTALPGVRRVGLAVSEGGGRRLLFAASDRDNAERIDWCEVDAYQDVPLNTAVRSGDSITGSLAELQQGYPAFVSRQDPTVTSALVAVPIRATGQVLGGIVLYLAGTGSPDTSDLESIAADLGRRLRRSQRLRRRHGRRLADEPVPEDARAVSYDVDTDPRTVGDTRRSVAATLSTWGLAEEQVETAGLCLSELITNALIHTTRGCEVRVVLDGGVLTATVRDEGSEHLPQPAETDVLAGYGRGLQIVDALASRWGSVVDAVGTTVWFVLDT; encoded by the coding sequence GTGAACCGGGCAGTCGATGGCGCCCGAGCCTGGGCGCCCGCGATCGACGGCTGGGCGCGCGAGGCGCTCGCCGAGCTCACTGCGCTGCCCGGCGTACGACGTGTCGGCCTCGCGGTCTCGGAGGGCGGCGGCCGGCGGCTGCTCTTCGCCGCCAGCGACCGCGACAACGCCGAGCGGATCGACTGGTGCGAGGTCGACGCCTACCAGGACGTGCCGCTCAACACGGCGGTCCGCAGTGGCGACTCCATCACCGGCTCGCTTGCCGAACTTCAGCAGGGCTACCCCGCCTTCGTCTCCCGGCAGGACCCGACCGTCACGTCGGCCCTGGTGGCGGTACCGATCAGGGCGACCGGGCAGGTGCTCGGCGGGATCGTGCTCTACCTCGCGGGCACCGGGTCACCTGACACCTCCGATCTCGAGTCGATCGCCGCGGACCTGGGTCGTCGACTCCGACGTAGCCAGCGGCTGCGCCGCCGCCACGGACGGCGACTGGCCGACGAACCGGTGCCCGAGGATGCCCGCGCGGTGTCGTACGACGTGGACACCGACCCACGCACCGTCGGCGACACCCGGCGCAGCGTCGCCGCCACACTGTCCACCTGGGGCCTGGCCGAGGAGCAGGTCGAGACCGCCGGGCTGTGCCTCAGCGAACTGATCACCAACGCGCTGATCCACACGACCCGGGGCTGTGAGGTCCGGGTCGTCCTCGACGGCGGCGTGCTCACGGCCACCGTCCGCGACGAAGGCTCCGAGCACCTTCCGCAGCCCGCGGAGACCGACGTCCTGGCTGGCTACGGGCGCGGGCTGCAGATCGTCGACGCGCTCGCCTCGCGCTGGGGCTCGGTGGTCGACGCGGTCGGTACGACGGTGTGGTTCGTGCTGGACACCTGA
- a CDS encoding esterase/lipase family protein, producing MRSVRALGLALACALVTALVTILPSSLAPAVADSTDVTPILSGGEAHWVGTATRVYSGRSDDGYVRTTDDATSTISWDTRILLAGHYPDDPKTPVGVGGNGYVLPTDFRTDLGTGTEHLTQECDVDNGDPDCSANITPTTDCSWHEITAGPAAFAYDGGLGHRWVISEGNPTGHGADSKYSCAAQQPWYEPGMWRDCDEFAGDNDPCGAFVDFPAEPLTGAAAKITKTFDHAKSPAEPNCERTDDTESCTQTGSSTLTVSCALCVTAIDFQQANIDRGGMHAVPDDGTFDGNVVRVTATVHNQTKHAITAPVRFRDLTVDKDLPVAKDGLKPTSSVTFPAGADTKVTLDWDTEGFAWYLPHKPDPHKVAVLTPYGGGRRDLSVRPKPVLLVHGWNSDASTWDGYPDRFSNIRSDWIAQAVTGMNTDPGSGDPIDRNARVLGFAIDKLRARYDAAHIDLLAHSMGGLISRDYLQYHAPDVADHRPLVAHLVMLGTPNMGSDCAYLAFIAGKTGQPTFQLTPAFIEGVFNHRVTDRRGTKFSVLAGIATGGFLNQFASHVLCGLEEPNDLVVWRTSAFWTIVDRAEQQGLVHINMTHDGRAFSTFVTRHLEVTPEGTVAGARAVASPRPAVVAARPDPLPGMALAKTVRVPGHHTTRVRLAVRSGTSVGALLVAPAGIRARLLDPHGRQMSTVATGQELSAVAAKVRRHGTWTIELKNLRATTARVGMAARIGGDDFVVRPSVKRKSRHRLALTVKVGGAGHHVRATALISSTSSISHPTRLRLKRHGTAWKATTTSLPAGTVITVKVKGSHGTRTALVGVP from the coding sequence ATGCGGAGTGTGCGGGCTCTCGGACTTGCGCTCGCGTGCGCCCTGGTCACGGCTCTGGTCACGATCCTGCCCTCGTCGCTTGCGCCGGCCGTCGCCGACTCGACCGACGTCACGCCGATCCTGAGCGGCGGTGAGGCGCACTGGGTCGGCACCGCGACCCGGGTCTACAGCGGGAGGTCCGACGACGGCTACGTGCGGACCACCGACGACGCCACCTCGACGATCAGCTGGGACACCCGGATCCTGCTCGCCGGCCACTACCCCGACGACCCGAAGACGCCGGTCGGGGTGGGCGGCAACGGCTATGTGCTGCCCACCGACTTCAGGACCGACCTCGGCACCGGCACGGAGCACCTCACGCAGGAATGTGACGTCGACAATGGCGACCCCGACTGCTCGGCCAACATCACCCCGACCACCGACTGCAGCTGGCACGAGATCACCGCTGGCCCGGCGGCCTTTGCCTATGACGGAGGCCTCGGACACAGGTGGGTGATCTCGGAGGGGAATCCCACCGGCCACGGCGCGGACAGCAAGTACAGCTGCGCCGCGCAACAGCCCTGGTACGAGCCCGGGATGTGGCGCGACTGCGACGAGTTCGCTGGTGACAACGACCCGTGTGGGGCCTTCGTCGACTTCCCGGCGGAGCCCCTGACCGGAGCCGCGGCGAAGATCACCAAGACCTTCGACCACGCGAAGTCGCCCGCGGAACCCAACTGCGAGCGCACCGACGACACCGAGTCGTGCACCCAGACCGGCTCGTCGACGCTCACCGTCAGCTGCGCACTGTGCGTCACCGCCATCGACTTCCAGCAGGCGAACATCGACCGGGGCGGGATGCACGCCGTACCCGACGACGGCACCTTCGACGGCAACGTCGTGCGGGTCACCGCGACCGTGCACAACCAGACCAAGCACGCCATCACCGCGCCGGTGCGGTTCCGCGACCTCACCGTGGACAAGGACCTGCCGGTCGCGAAGGACGGACTGAAGCCGACCTCGTCGGTCACGTTCCCCGCTGGCGCGGACACCAAGGTGACCCTCGACTGGGACACCGAGGGCTTCGCGTGGTACCTCCCGCACAAGCCGGACCCGCACAAGGTCGCGGTCCTCACGCCGTACGGCGGTGGCCGCCGCGACCTGTCCGTGCGCCCCAAGCCTGTGCTGCTGGTGCACGGCTGGAACTCCGACGCGTCCACCTGGGACGGCTATCCCGACCGGTTCAGCAACATCCGCAGCGACTGGATCGCCCAGGCGGTCACGGGGATGAACACCGACCCGGGATCGGGCGACCCGATCGATCGGAACGCCCGGGTCCTGGGGTTCGCCATCGACAAGCTGCGCGCCCGCTACGACGCGGCGCACATCGACCTGTTGGCGCACTCGATGGGCGGGCTGATCTCGCGCGACTACCTGCAGTACCACGCGCCCGACGTCGCCGATCACCGTCCACTCGTCGCGCACCTGGTCATGCTTGGCACACCCAACATGGGCTCGGACTGCGCCTATCTGGCCTTCATCGCCGGGAAGACCGGACAGCCGACCTTCCAGCTGACCCCGGCGTTCATCGAGGGTGTGTTCAACCACCGCGTCACCGACCGTCGCGGCACGAAGTTCTCTGTGCTGGCGGGCATCGCCACGGGAGGCTTCCTCAACCAGTTCGCGAGCCATGTGCTGTGCGGGTTGGAGGAGCCAAACGACCTGGTGGTGTGGCGAACATCGGCGTTCTGGACGATCGTCGACCGCGCCGAGCAGCAGGGCCTGGTGCACATCAACATGACCCACGACGGACGCGCGTTCAGCACCTTCGTCACCCGCCATCTCGAGGTCACACCTGAGGGCACCGTGGCCGGTGCCCGGGCCGTGGCGTCGCCTCGCCCGGCCGTGGTGGCTGCGAGACCCGACCCCCTGCCCGGCATGGCGCTGGCCAAGACCGTGCGGGTGCCAGGACACCACACGACGAGAGTCCGGCTGGCAGTCCGCTCCGGCACCAGCGTGGGCGCGCTGCTGGTGGCGCCGGCAGGGATCCGCGCTCGACTGCTCGACCCGCACGGCAGGCAGATGTCTACGGTGGCGACCGGTCAGGAGCTCAGCGCGGTCGCAGCGAAGGTGCGCCGGCACGGCACGTGGACCATCGAGCTGAAGAACCTGCGTGCGACCACCGCGAGGGTCGGCATGGCCGCCCGGATCGGCGGGGACGACTTCGTCGTCAGACCTTCGGTGAAGAGGAAGTCACGCCACCGGCTCGCGCTCACCGTCAAGGTCGGTGGTGCCGGCCACCATGTCAGGGCGACCGCGCTCATCAGCAGCACCTCGAGCATCTCGCACCCGACGAGGTTGCGCCTGAAGCGGCACGGCACGGCCTGGAAGGCGACCACCACGTCGCTTCCTGCGGGCACGGTCATCACGGTGAAGGTGAAGGGCTCGCACGGCACCAGGACAGCGCTGGTCGGCGTGCCCTGA